Proteins from one Impatiens glandulifera chromosome 2, dImpGla2.1, whole genome shotgun sequence genomic window:
- the LOC124924681 gene encoding uncharacterized protein LOC124924681 — protein sequence MDEAKVDDGEKVEDERKENDAKVEDGDKMDYEAEVEDGEKLDGVAKVDDVEVDLKVKVKDLKVKVKDEKSVGVDVKAQTNEEIMGGDDNDDFHLYNTPPKGNYGRRVRKPKKDDSYTNPSLSKMPKTKDPMKVNHLQKFEDELLDKVKVWLVDPETDNLTKDEIDAFCHLLRKSISYYPKTYKNSHVAIGDCLLSDRIRREHKTFIKDSVNYPVAEFKDYYMAAPHRYMPEWSTIDDVYMPVNINQKHWILCVARLQKYRIDVYDCDAYLYKNLDPYLKPFCDMILHIFSKTITHGERVRYPKFNFEGPIQPMTYKRLPHPKVKTAAAKVGEVPRATESGNCGVFTLMYMEHLTANQSVHNVTSENMEFFRQKMAVRLFHQIIEP from the exons atgGATGAGGCTAAGGTGGATGAcggtgagaaggtggaggatgaacgAAAAGAGAACGATGCGAAGGTGGAGGACGGTGATAAGATGGATTATGAGGCTGAAGTGGAGGACGGTGAGAAGCTGGATGGTGTGGCTAAGGTGGATGATGTGGAGGTTGATCtgaaagtgaaggtgaaggatttgaaagtgaaggtgaaggatgagaAGAGTGTGGGTGTGGATGTGAAGGCACAGACAAATGAGGAAATTATGGGAGGAGATGACAATGATGATTTCCATTTATACAATACTCCTCCTAAAGGAAATTATGGGAGGAGAGTGAGGAAGCCGAAAAAAGATGACTCGTACACCAACCCTTCCTTGTCAAAAATGCCCAAGACAAAGGATCCAATGAAAGTGAAtcaccttcaaaaatttgaagatgagctGCTGGATAAAGTAAAAGTGTGGTTGGTTGATCCAGAAACCGATAATTTGACAAAGGAT GAAATCGATGCATTCTGTCATCTTTTGCGGAAAAGTATTTCCTActatcccaagacatataaaaatTCACATGTGGCAATTGGGGATTGCTTATTGTCGGACAGAATCAGGCGAGAGCACAAGACTTTTATTAAGGATTCTGTTAACTATCCAGTCGCCGAATTCAAAGACTATTACATGGCCGCACCACATAGATATATGCCAGAATGGTCAACAATTGACGATGTCTACATGCCTGTGAACATTAACCAGAAACActggattttgtgtgtagcacgtCTTCAAAAGTACCGCATTGACGTGTACGATTGTGATGCCTATCTTTATAAGAATCTGGATCCTTATTTGAAACCCTTCTGCGACATGATTCTACATATATTCTCAAAGACAATCACTCATGGTGAGAGGGTAAGGTATCCTAAATTCAACTTTGAAGGCCCCATCCAACCAATGACTTACAAACGGTTACCACACCCCAAAGTGAAAACCGCTGCAGCTAAGGTTGGAGAAGTCCCACGGGCAACAGAGAGCGGGAACTGTGGGGTCTTCACGCTAATGTATATGGAACACTTGACCGCTAATCAATCCGTGCACAATGTGACCTCAGAAAACATGGAGTTTTTTAGGCAGAAGATGGCGGTCAGGTTATTCCATCAGATTATCGAACCTTAG
- the LOC124927776 gene encoding probable plastid-lipid-associated protein 10, chloroplastic, with protein MNLAFAFSVPTPVVQRNFWNKMFLSDPMLKRNCFTKKIFQISATVSANPSQDAVLNLENVKHRVLNTIQDTKRGLATSSQQRSDIEEVLVELEKYGAGTSIDMQKLDGTWRLQYTSASDVLILFESAERLPFLQVGQVYQKFECQDQTDRGVVRNIVKWSVSNLLEDQEGCTLCVTAKFSIVSPRNIYLQFEEAAIQDINISPELQALLAPAILPRSFLNLQILQFIRTFKAQFPLTSQTNRQTVGGLYYLSYLDGNMLLGRAATGGVFVFTRSQPIF; from the exons ATGAATTTGGCTTTCGCCTTTTCAGTGCCAACTCCTGTGGTTCAAAGGAACTTTTGGAATAAGATGTTTCTTTCGGATCCAATGTTGAAAAGGAATTGTTTCActaagaaaatatttcaaatttcagcCACTGTCTCCGCGAATCCATCACAG GATGCTGTTCTGAATTTGGAGAATGTGAAGCACCGTGTGTTGAATACTATCCAAGATACAAAACGTGGCCTTGCTACAAGTTCTCAGCAACGCTCTGACATCGAGGAGGTCTTG GTTGAGTTGGAGAAATATGGGGCTGGCACATCTATTGACATGCAGAAATTGGATGGGACATGGCGACTGCAGTACACATCTGCTTCCGATGTCCTCATACTTTTTGAATCTGCTGAAAGGCTTCCATTCCTTCAG GTTGGTCAAGTCTATCAGAAATTTGAATGCCAAGATCAAACTGACAGAGGTGTAGTTCGCAACATTGTTAAGTGGAGTGTTTCAAACTTATTAGAG GACCAAGAAGGTTGTACTCTGTGTGTGACTGCAAAATTTTCCATTGTTTCTCCACGCAACATTTACCTTCAATTTGAAGAG GCAGCGATTCAGGACATTAACATAAGCCCGGAGTTGCAGGCATTGTTGGCTCCAGCCATACTTCCACGTTCTTTTCTCAATCTGCAG ATCTTACAATTTATTCGCACTTTTAAAGCTCAATTTCCTCTAACAAGTCAAACAAATAG GCAAACAGTGGGTGGATTATATTACTTGTCATATTTAGATGGAAACATGCTTTTGGGGAGAGCTGCTACTGGAGGAGTATTTGTGTTCACAAGATCTCAACCTATTTTCTAG